From a single Daphnia pulex isolate KAP4 chromosome 2, ASM2113471v1 genomic region:
- the LOC124202473 gene encoding transforming growth factor-beta-induced protein ig-h3-like: MVDGHLTQVNILTVLTENGFTTFVDLIIKSGLEETFSQPGPFVVWAPTNEVFSAIDRETFNSILIDSSLLKDILTYHLTLFGQPYTLISAIKDELARPTVQGQVVRINVYRKKGSSFASKRSVTVNGALVVNTFSAGESIIYVIDRVLNPKDLDSRNTKINYLRKNPELSIFLKIYDTLGFSEDSFKSPMKTVFVPTNAAFQALPASELEALFDNKKALLILLNTCTASGTFYSHGLVSGPLPVFSGDNIDMNITPGGIAVENANIIKADITTLDAVIHIIDAVISPRVGDSTISSDIENHFFIKQHTFY; the protein is encoded by the exons ATGGTTGATGGCCATTTGACAcaa GTAAATATTTTAACGGTTTTAAcagaaaatggttttacaacttttgttgacttaataatcaaaagtggattggaagaaactttttctcaaCCTG GACCATTCGTCGTATGGGCACCAACaaatgaagttttttctgcaatTGATCGTGAaactttcaattcaattttgattgattccaGTCTATTGAAAGACATTCTTACTTATCATCTGACATTGTTTGGGCAGCCTTACACTCTTATTTCTGCCATAAAAGATGAGCTAGCCCGACCAACAGTACAGGGTCAGGTAGTTCGCATCAATGTGTACCGTAAAAAAGGATCTTCTTTTGCTTCAAAACGA TCTGTAACCGTCAATGGAGCACTAGTGGTTAACACTTTTTCAGCAGGTGAAAGTATTATCTACGTCATCGACAGGGTTCTAAACCCCAAGGATTTGGATTctagaaatacaaaaattaattatttgagaaaaaacccagaattatcgattttcttaaaaatctaCGATACTCTTGGTTTCTCCGAAGACAGTTTTAAAT CTCCGATGAAAACTGTGTTTGTTCCAACCAACGCTGCCTTCCAAGCTCTTCCTGCTAGTGAACTTGAAGCGCTGTTCGACAACAAAAAAGCTTTGTTGATTCTATTGAATACGTGTACGGCTTCTGGAACTTTCTATAGTCACGGACtcgtttctggaccacttccTGTCTTTTCTGGTGATAACATCGATATGAATATAACTCCTG GTGGCATTGCCGTAGAAAATGCGAATATAATAAAGGCTGACATAACAACGTTGGATGCTGTAATTCACATTATTGATGCCGTTATTTCACCCAGAGTAGGAGATTCTACCATTTCAAGTgacattgaaaatcatttctttatcaAACAGCATACATTTTATTAG